A single genomic interval of Acidovorax sp. 1608163 harbors:
- a CDS encoding tripartite tricarboxylate transporter substrate binding protein has product MTTFHFTKRHTLRHLAGTALLCALASTAAAQAWPAKTISLIVPFPAGGTTDVLARALGQELSKSLGQPVIVENKPGAGSTLGADFVAKAKPDGYTLLMGAVHHTIATSVYRKLAYDFQKDLAPITTVAMVPNVLVVQADAATPIRTVPELIAQAKRAPGKLTFGSNGNGTGQHLIGAQFESMAGVQLLHVPYKGSGPMTTDLLGGQITMSFDTITPVLQHIKGGKLRALAVTTAKRSAALPDVPTLDEAGLKGFDLGTWFGVLAPAGTPKDVVTRLNTEMVKIIQSADFRKKMDDIGADPIGNTPEQMARQIKDDTERFARLVKEAKVVLE; this is encoded by the coding sequence ATGACGACGTTTCACTTCACCAAGCGCCATACCTTGCGCCACCTGGCCGGTACGGCCCTGCTGTGTGCCCTGGCCAGCACGGCAGCCGCCCAGGCTTGGCCCGCCAAAACCATCAGCCTGATCGTGCCCTTTCCTGCAGGGGGCACCACCGACGTGCTGGCCCGCGCGCTGGGGCAAGAGCTGTCCAAAAGCCTGGGCCAGCCCGTCATCGTGGAGAACAAGCCCGGCGCTGGCTCCACGCTGGGCGCTGACTTTGTGGCCAAGGCCAAGCCCGATGGCTACACCCTGCTGATGGGCGCTGTGCACCACACCATTGCCACCAGCGTGTACCGCAAGCTGGCTTATGACTTTCAAAAAGACCTCGCCCCCATCACCACCGTGGCCATGGTGCCCAACGTGCTGGTGGTACAGGCCGATGCGGCCACACCCATCCGCACCGTGCCCGAGCTGATCGCCCAGGCCAAGCGCGCCCCGGGCAAGCTCACCTTTGGCTCCAACGGCAACGGCACGGGCCAGCACCTGATTGGCGCGCAGTTTGAATCCATGGCCGGGGTGCAACTGCTGCATGTGCCCTACAAGGGCAGCGGCCCCATGACGACCGACCTGCTGGGCGGGCAGATCACCATGTCGTTCGACACCATCACGCCCGTGCTGCAACACATCAAGGGGGGCAAACTGCGTGCGTTGGCGGTGACCACGGCCAAGCGCTCTGCTGCGCTGCCCGATGTGCCCACGCTGGACGAAGCCGGGCTCAAAGGCTTTGACCTGGGCACCTGGTTTGGCGTGCTGGCCCCCGCAGGCACCCCCAAAGACGTGGTCACGCGGCTGAACACCGAGATGGTCAAGATCATCCAGTCGGCCGACTTCCGCAAGAAGATGGACGACATCGGCGCCGACCCCATCGGCAACACGCCCGAGCAAATGGCCCGCCAGATCAAGGACGACACCGAGCGCTTTGCGCGCCTGGTGAAAGAGGCGAAGGTGGTGCTGGAGTAG
- a CDS encoding LysR family transcriptional regulator translates to MSTPLSAPSEMAFFSLLARCGSFSATARELNVSTPAVSKRLAQMEARLGVQLLNRTTRRVSLTPEGETYLAHARRILADIADMEQLVSRTQSTPQGLLRVNATLGFGRSHIAPLISDFVRSHPQVQVQLQLSVDPPPLASDAFDVCIRFGEPPDARVIARRIAPNRRLLCASPTYLAQRGTPKIPSDLARHDCIGIRQGDDAYGQWRLSPARKSGAVEVVKVRGGLSTNDGEIAVNWALEGHGIVMRAEWDVARYLRSGRLVQVLADHHTPPADIYAIYPQRHQAAARVRAFVDFLVGRFASSTPGD, encoded by the coding sequence ATGAGCACACCGCTTTCTGCCCCTTCCGAGATGGCGTTCTTCAGCCTGCTGGCGCGCTGCGGCAGTTTTTCGGCCACGGCGCGCGAGTTGAACGTAAGCACGCCCGCCGTCAGCAAGCGCCTGGCGCAGATGGAGGCGCGGCTGGGCGTGCAGCTGCTCAACCGCACCACGCGGCGCGTCAGCCTCACGCCCGAGGGCGAGACCTATCTGGCGCACGCGCGGCGCATCCTGGCCGACATTGCCGACATGGAGCAGCTGGTCTCGCGCACGCAATCCACCCCGCAGGGGCTGCTGCGGGTGAATGCCACGCTGGGCTTTGGGCGCAGCCACATTGCGCCGCTGATCTCGGACTTTGTGCGCAGCCACCCGCAAGTGCAGGTGCAACTGCAGTTGTCGGTAGACCCACCGCCGCTGGCGTCGGACGCGTTTGACGTGTGCATCCGCTTTGGCGAGCCGCCCGACGCGCGCGTGATTGCACGGCGCATTGCCCCCAACCGGCGCCTGCTGTGCGCGTCGCCCACCTACCTGGCGCAGCGCGGCACCCCCAAAATACCGAGCGACCTGGCCCGCCACGACTGCATAGGCATACGCCAGGGCGACGACGCCTACGGCCAGTGGCGGCTGAGCCCCGCCCGCAAGAGCGGCGCGGTGGAGGTGGTGAAGGTGCGTGGAGGCCTGAGCACCAACGACGGTGAAATCGCCGTGAACTGGGCGCTGGAGGGCCACGGCATCGTGATGCGCGCCGAGTGGGACGTGGCCCGCTACCTGCGCAGCGGCCGCCTGGTGCAGGTGCTGGCAGACCACCACACGCCCCCAGCCGATATCTACGCCATCTACCCCCAGCGCCACCAGGCAGCGGCGCGGGTGCGGGCGTTTGTGGACTTTTTGGTGGGGCGGTTTGCCAGCAGCACGCCGGGGGATTGA
- a CDS encoding tartrate dehydrogenase, whose product MTQATPKTHRIACIPGDGIGKEVIPAGQEVLQALAASQPGLAFEFTSYGWGGDWYRAHGEMMPTDGLAQLRGQDAILFGSAGDPHIPDHITLWGLRLKICQGFDQYANVRPTRILPGIDAPLKRCAPQDLDWVIVRENSEGEYAGVGGRAHQGHPIEVATDLSVMTRAGVERIMRYAFRLAQSRPRKLLTVITKSNAQRHAMVMWDEIAQQISQEFPDVKWDKELVDAATARMVNRPATLDTIVATNLHADILSDLAAALAGSLGIAPTGNIDPERRYPSMFEPIHGSAFDIMGKGLANPVGTFWSCVMLLEHLGEHAAAQRLMAAIEQVTADTTLHTGDLGGKATTAQVTRAVCERLAA is encoded by the coding sequence ATGACCCAAGCCACCCCCAAAACCCACCGCATCGCCTGCATCCCTGGCGACGGCATTGGCAAGGAAGTGATTCCCGCCGGGCAAGAAGTGCTGCAGGCCCTGGCCGCATCCCAGCCCGGCCTGGCGTTTGAGTTCACCAGCTATGGCTGGGGCGGCGACTGGTACCGCGCCCACGGCGAGATGATGCCCACCGATGGCCTGGCGCAACTGCGCGGCCAGGACGCCATCCTGTTCGGCTCGGCGGGCGACCCACACATCCCCGACCACATCACGCTGTGGGGCCTGCGGCTGAAGATTTGCCAGGGGTTCGATCAGTACGCCAACGTGCGGCCCACGCGCATCCTGCCGGGCATTGATGCCCCCCTCAAGCGCTGCGCGCCGCAAGACCTGGACTGGGTCATCGTGCGCGAAAACTCCGAGGGCGAATATGCCGGTGTGGGCGGTCGCGCCCACCAGGGCCACCCCATCGAGGTGGCTACCGACCTGAGCGTGATGACCCGCGCCGGGGTGGAACGCATCATGCGCTACGCCTTCCGCCTGGCCCAGTCGCGCCCCCGCAAGCTGCTCACCGTCATCACCAAGAGCAACGCCCAGCGCCACGCCATGGTGATGTGGGACGAGATTGCACAGCAGATCAGCCAGGAGTTTCCAGATGTGAAGTGGGACAAGGAGTTGGTGGACGCCGCCACCGCCCGCATGGTCAACCGCCCGGCCACGCTCGACACCATCGTCGCCACCAACCTGCACGCCGACATCCTCTCGGACCTGGCCGCCGCGCTGGCAGGCAGCCTGGGCATTGCGCCCACCGGCAACATCGACCCCGAGCGCCGCTACCCCAGCATGTTCGAGCCCATCCACGGCTCGGCCTTCGACATCATGGGCAAAGGCCTGGCCAACCCCGTGGGCACGTTCTGGAGCTGCGTGATGCTGCTCGAACACCTGGGCGAGCACGCCGCCGCCCAGCGCCTGATGGCCGCTATCGAGCAAGTGACTGCCGATACCACCCTGCACACCGGTGACCTGGGTGGCAAAGCCACCACCGCGCAGGTCACCCGCGCTGTGTGCGAGCGGCTGGCCGCCTGA
- a CDS encoding C4-dicarboxylate transporter DctA produces MQRFFRSLFGRVVLALIAGVVVGLLWPDWAVQLKPLGDGFIKLIKMLVPLIVFCVVVHGIAGTGDLRRVGRLGVKSLIYFEVITSIALVLGLLLAFVFEPGVGMNVDPKALDAAAMSSYADNAHKLSGGGFSDFLLKLIPTTAVSAFATGDVLQVLLFSMVFGCALALVGERGKNVVALIDDFSAVLFRAMGLIIQLAPLGVLGAVAFTVGKYGIGSLKQLGMLVGLFYFAVALFVVVVLGTVMRLSGLSLFKLLRYLREELAVVFATTSSDSVLPQVMAKLKHLGVRDSTVGLVIPTGYSFNLDAFSIYITLAAVFIAQATNTPIGMTDLLTILTISLVTSKGAHGVPGSAIVVLAATLQAIPAIPAIGLVMVLSVDWFMGIARALGNLIGNCVATVAIAAWEGDIDRQRAQAVLNGEKLPDRE; encoded by the coding sequence ATGCAACGCTTTTTTCGCTCACTGTTTGGCCGCGTCGTGCTGGCACTGATCGCCGGGGTCGTGGTGGGACTGCTCTGGCCTGACTGGGCGGTGCAGCTCAAGCCGCTGGGCGATGGTTTCATCAAACTGATCAAGATGCTGGTCCCGCTGATCGTGTTCTGCGTGGTCGTGCACGGCATCGCAGGCACAGGCGACTTGCGCCGCGTCGGCCGGCTGGGTGTGAAATCGTTGATTTACTTTGAGGTGATCACCAGCATCGCCTTGGTGCTTGGGCTGTTGCTGGCCTTTGTCTTTGAGCCAGGGGTGGGCATGAACGTTGACCCCAAGGCGCTGGACGCCGCCGCCATGAGCAGCTACGCAGACAACGCGCACAAGCTCTCTGGCGGAGGCTTCAGTGACTTCTTGCTCAAGCTCATCCCCACCACGGCAGTCAGCGCGTTTGCCACGGGAGACGTGCTGCAGGTCCTGCTGTTCTCCATGGTGTTTGGCTGTGCACTGGCACTGGTCGGCGAGCGCGGCAAAAACGTGGTGGCGCTGATCGACGATTTCTCGGCAGTACTGTTTCGCGCCATGGGCTTGATCATCCAGCTTGCGCCTCTGGGGGTGCTGGGTGCTGTGGCGTTCACGGTGGGCAAGTACGGCATCGGCTCGCTCAAGCAGCTGGGCATGCTGGTCGGTCTTTTTTACTTCGCCGTCGCGTTGTTTGTCGTGGTGGTGCTGGGCACGGTCATGCGCCTGTCGGGCCTGAGCCTTTTCAAACTGCTGCGCTACCTGCGCGAGGAGCTGGCGGTCGTTTTCGCAACGACCTCCTCCGACAGTGTGTTGCCCCAGGTGATGGCCAAGCTCAAGCATCTGGGCGTGCGGGACTCGACCGTCGGTTTGGTGATTCCCACCGGCTATTCGTTCAACCTCGATGCGTTCTCGATTTACATCACGCTGGCGGCTGTGTTCATCGCCCAAGCCACCAACACGCCCATCGGCATGACCGATTTGCTGACCATTCTGACCATTTCGCTGGTCACATCCAAGGGCGCACACGGCGTGCCGGGCTCAGCCATTGTGGTGCTGGCTGCCACGCTGCAGGCCATTCCCGCCATCCCGGCCATTGGTCTGGTGATGGTGCTTTCGGTGGACTGGTTCATGGGCATTGCGCGGGCGCTGGGCAACCTGATCGGCAACTGCGTGGCCACCGTGGCCATTGCGGCCTGGGAAGGTGACATTGACCGGCAGAGAGCCCAAGCGGTGCTCAACGGCGAAAAACTGCCAGATAGAGAGTGA
- the puuE gene encoding allantoinase PuuE: protein MIYDATAPYPRDLIGYGKNPPHAQWPGGARIAVQFVLNYEEGGENATLHGDAGSEQFLSEMFNPASYPERHMSMEGIYEYGSRAGVWRILREFEKRGLPLTVFGVSTALQRHPELTAAFVELGHEIACHGLKWIHYQHIPEAVERAHMQEAMDIIERMTGERALGWYTGRDSPNTHRLVADHGGFAYDSDYYGDDLPFWMKVQRTDGTAVHQLIVPYTLDCNDMRFALPQGYSHADPFFQYLKDTFDALYAEGDPAGDNAPKMMSIGMHCRLLGRPGRITALQRFLDHIAQHDKVWVARRIDIARHWAQHHPAPAV, encoded by the coding sequence ATGATCTACGACGCCACCGCCCCCTACCCCCGTGACCTGATCGGCTACGGCAAAAACCCGCCCCACGCCCAGTGGCCCGGCGGCGCCCGCATTGCGGTGCAGTTTGTGCTGAACTACGAAGAAGGCGGCGAGAACGCCACGCTGCATGGCGATGCGGGCAGCGAGCAGTTCCTGTCGGAAATGTTCAACCCCGCCAGCTACCCCGAGCGGCACATGAGCATGGAAGGCATCTACGAATACGGCTCCCGGGCGGGTGTGTGGCGCATCCTGCGCGAGTTTGAAAAGCGCGGCCTGCCGCTCACGGTGTTTGGCGTGTCCACCGCGCTGCAGCGCCACCCCGAGCTGACGGCTGCCTTTGTGGAACTGGGCCACGAGATCGCCTGCCACGGCCTCAAGTGGATCCATTACCAGCACATCCCCGAAGCGGTGGAGCGCGCCCACATGCAGGAGGCGATGGACATCATTGAGCGCATGACGGGTGAACGGGCACTGGGCTGGTACACCGGCCGCGACAGCCCCAACACCCACCGCCTGGTGGCCGACCACGGCGGCTTTGCCTACGACAGCGACTACTACGGCGACGACCTGCCCTTTTGGATGAAGGTGCAGCGCACCGACGGCACGGCGGTGCACCAGCTCATCGTGCCCTACACGCTGGACTGCAACGACATGCGCTTTGCCCTGCCCCAGGGTTACTCGCACGCCGACCCGTTCTTTCAGTACCTGAAGGACACGTTCGATGCGCTGTACGCCGAGGGGGACCCCGCCGGTGACAACGCCCCCAAGATGATGAGCATCGGCATGCACTGCCGCTTGCTGGGCCGCCCCGGCCGCATCACGGCGCTGCAGCGCTTTCTGGACCACATTGCGCAGCACGACAAGGTATGGGTGGCAAGGCGCATCGACATTGCCCGCCACTGGGCGCAGCACCACCCGGCACCCGCCGTGTGA
- the uraD gene encoding 2-oxo-4-hydroxy-4-carboxy-5-ureidoimidazoline decarboxylase: MPLTLEQLNAASPTEALALLDGLYEHSPWIAEQALAQRPFRSMAHLQHAMAQVVRTADTEAQLGLIRAHPELAGKAMVAKSLTAESTHEQSKAGLTQCTPEEFERIQQLNVAYNERFGFPFILAVRGPRGMGLSKREIIDTFARRLDNHPEFEVAEALRNIHRIAEIRLADKFAAEPVLGNDVWDWQEKLAEHSDPGFAKKGQLTVTYLTDAHRACAQRISHWMRDCGFDEVEIDAVGNVVGRYHPATEGARYLMTGSHYDTVRNGGKYDGRLGIFVPMACVRELHRAGKRLPFGIEVIGFAEEEGQRYKATFLGSGALIGHFNPAWLDQKDADGVTMREAMQHAGLCIDDIAKLQRDPAQYLGFVEVHIEQGPVLNELDLPLGVVTSINGGVRFVAEMIGTASHAGTTPMDRRRDAAVAVAELALFIEQRAAQDGDSVGTIGLLNVPGGSINVVPGRCQFSLDLRAPTDAQRDALVRDVLDELARIAQGRGLRYTLEESMRAAAAPSAPALQHHWERAVDALGVPVFRMPSGAGHDAMKLHEIMPQAMLFVRGQNSGISHNPLESTTNNDMQLAVDAFTQVLHQLAEEPQP, encoded by the coding sequence ATGCCACTGACCCTGGAACAACTCAACGCCGCCAGCCCCACCGAAGCGCTGGCGCTGCTGGACGGGCTGTACGAACACTCGCCCTGGATTGCCGAGCAGGCCCTGGCGCAGCGGCCCTTTCGCAGCATGGCGCACCTGCAGCACGCCATGGCGCAGGTGGTGCGCACAGCGGACACCGAGGCGCAACTCGGCCTGATCCGCGCCCACCCCGAGCTGGCGGGCAAAGCCATGGTGGCCAAGAGCCTCACCGCCGAATCCACCCACGAGCAAAGCAAAGCAGGCCTCACACAATGCACGCCCGAGGAGTTTGAGCGCATCCAGCAGCTCAACGTGGCGTACAACGAGCGCTTTGGCTTTCCGTTCATCCTGGCGGTGCGCGGGCCACGCGGCATGGGCCTTTCCAAGCGCGAAATCATCGATACCTTTGCCCGGCGGCTCGATAACCACCCCGAGTTTGAAGTGGCCGAGGCGCTGCGCAACATCCACCGCATTGCCGAGATTCGGCTGGCCGACAAGTTCGCCGCCGAGCCCGTTCTGGGCAACGACGTGTGGGACTGGCAGGAAAAACTGGCCGAACACTCCGACCCCGGCTTTGCCAAAAAGGGCCAGCTCACCGTCACATACCTCACCGACGCGCACCGCGCCTGCGCGCAGCGCATCAGCCACTGGATGCGCGACTGCGGCTTTGACGAGGTGGAGATCGACGCCGTGGGCAACGTGGTGGGCCGCTACCACCCGGCCACAGAAGGCGCACGCTACCTCATGACCGGCAGCCACTACGACACCGTGCGCAACGGCGGCAAGTACGACGGGCGCCTGGGTATCTTCGTGCCCATGGCCTGTGTGCGCGAGTTGCACCGCGCGGGCAAACGCCTGCCCTTCGGCATTGAGGTCATCGGGTTTGCCGAAGAAGAAGGCCAGCGCTACAAGGCCACCTTCCTGGGCTCGGGCGCGCTCATCGGACACTTCAACCCCGCCTGGCTGGACCAGAAGGACGCCGACGGCGTGACCATGCGCGAAGCCATGCAGCACGCGGGCCTGTGCATTGACGACATTGCCAAGCTGCAGCGCGACCCGGCGCAGTACCTGGGCTTTGTCGAGGTGCATATTGAACAGGGCCCGGTGCTCAACGAACTGGACCTGCCCCTGGGCGTGGTTACCTCCATCAACGGCGGCGTGCGTTTTGTGGCCGAGATGATTGGCACCGCCAGCCACGCGGGCACCACCCCCATGGACCGCCGCCGCGATGCCGCCGTCGCCGTGGCCGAGCTGGCGCTTTTCATCGAACAACGCGCTGCGCAGGACGGAGACTCGGTGGGTACCATCGGTCTGCTCAACGTGCCCGGCGGCTCCATCAATGTGGTGCCGGGGCGCTGCCAATTCAGCCTGGACCTGCGCGCCCCCACCGACGCGCAGCGAGACGCCCTGGTGCGCGATGTGCTGGACGAACTCGCCCGCATTGCCCAGGGGCGCGGCCTGCGCTACACCCTGGAAGAATCCATGCGCGCCGCCGCGGCACCCAGCGCGCCCGCGCTGCAGCACCACTGGGAGCGTGCTGTGGATGCACTGGGTGTGCCGGTGTTCCGCATGCCCAGCGGCGCGGGGCACGACGCCATGAAACTGCACGAAATCATGCCGCAGGCGATGCTGTTCGTGCGCGGCCAAAACTCGGGCATCAGCCACAACCCGCTCGAATCCACCACCAACAACGACATGCAGCTGGCCGTGGACGCCTTCACCCAGGTGCTGCACCAGCTTGCCGAGGAACCACAACCATGA
- a CDS encoding methyl-accepting chemotaxis protein has translation MIQTLRAKILTISTATVIGALAVTGAATYSITRSNTFATIEQDLDAITAGNTTAIDQWVAAKAMAVQATAAVVEHGDPQGFVRQLSKASGFPITTVGWEDKTFFSTTSTAPGYDPTARPWYKTAAQAGKLAVTKPYGDSTTGVPYVAFVAPMLRSGKLEGVVSGAVPLDGVREVVSTIRPTPNSMAFVVNSDGLILAHADSKLALKPATEVSPLLAPAALANLTKSSQPLEVELAGVAKLLKGRAVQGTDWTLVVALDKAEATAGLRSVLQTLAIAIVLLALLAAGIAGLLTATSFRRLSQVRDAMHKIGSGGGDLTQRLPVSGQDEVAQIASAFNTFVEQISTVLKDVRNGVESMKTATDEIRAGNQDLSNRTEGSASSLQETSASLSQLTVAVKQSADSAGLATKLAGDASASALKGGEVVASAVATMDDISKASTKIGEIIGVIDSIAFQTNILALNAAVEAARAGEQGRGFAVVASEVRSLAQRSAEAAREIKTLIDASSASVMTGSERVRAAGETMSAIVQSIQRVTLTIGEINGSMAEQSTGISQINQAITEMDRATQQNAALVEESTAASAVLNEQAHNLSRTVAGFTLEASGSSATFHQSTQRLPSPR, from the coding sequence ATGATTCAAACCCTGCGCGCCAAGATACTCACCATCAGCACAGCCACAGTCATAGGCGCCTTGGCAGTCACGGGGGCAGCCACCTACTCGATCACGCGCTCCAACACCTTCGCCACCATCGAGCAGGATCTGGACGCCATCACGGCAGGCAACACCACAGCGATTGACCAGTGGGTTGCCGCCAAGGCCATGGCCGTACAAGCCACGGCGGCGGTGGTCGAACATGGAGACCCGCAGGGATTTGTGCGCCAGCTCAGCAAAGCCAGTGGTTTTCCCATCACGACGGTGGGCTGGGAGGACAAAACCTTTTTCTCCACCACATCGACGGCACCGGGGTACGACCCCACGGCACGCCCTTGGTACAAAACCGCTGCACAGGCAGGCAAGCTTGCGGTGACCAAGCCGTATGGAGACTCCACCACCGGTGTGCCCTACGTGGCATTTGTTGCCCCCATGCTGCGCAGCGGCAAGCTCGAAGGCGTGGTCAGCGGTGCCGTGCCCCTGGATGGGGTTCGAGAGGTGGTATCGACCATCCGCCCCACCCCCAACAGCATGGCTTTCGTGGTCAACAGCGACGGGCTGATCCTGGCACACGCAGACTCCAAGCTGGCACTCAAACCCGCTACCGAGGTCTCCCCTTTGCTGGCACCTGCTGCGCTGGCCAACCTGACGAAATCCAGCCAGCCCCTGGAAGTGGAACTGGCTGGCGTTGCCAAGCTGCTCAAGGGCCGCGCGGTGCAAGGCACCGACTGGACCCTGGTGGTGGCACTGGACAAGGCCGAGGCCACTGCGGGCCTGCGCAGCGTGCTGCAGACACTGGCCATTGCCATCGTGCTGCTGGCTTTGCTCGCCGCAGGCATTGCCGGACTGCTCACCGCCACATCGTTTCGCCGCCTGTCCCAAGTGCGTGACGCCATGCACAAGATCGGCTCAGGAGGCGGAGATCTCACACAGCGGCTGCCCGTTTCGGGGCAGGATGAAGTCGCTCAGATCGCATCAGCGTTCAACACCTTTGTGGAGCAGATCAGTACCGTGCTCAAGGACGTGCGCAACGGTGTCGAATCCATGAAAACGGCGACCGATGAAATCCGTGCAGGCAACCAGGATTTGTCCAACCGCACAGAAGGGTCTGCCAGCAGCCTGCAAGAGACCTCGGCGTCGCTCTCGCAGCTGACTGTGGCGGTGAAGCAATCCGCAGACTCTGCGGGCTTGGCGACCAAGCTGGCAGGCGATGCCAGTGCCTCGGCACTCAAGGGGGGCGAAGTCGTCGCCAGTGCCGTTGCTACGATGGACGACATCTCCAAAGCGTCCACCAAGATCGGCGAGATCATCGGGGTGATCGACTCCATTGCCTTTCAGACGAACATTCTGGCGCTCAATGCAGCCGTGGAAGCTGCACGGGCAGGTGAGCAGGGCCGGGGCTTTGCGGTGGTGGCCAGCGAGGTGCGTAGCCTGGCACAGCGCAGCGCCGAAGCCGCCCGAGAAATCAAGACCCTCATTGACGCATCCAGTGCCAGTGTGATGACGGGCTCAGAGCGCGTGCGGGCGGCGGGAGAAACCATGTCTGCCATTGTCCAGAGCATCCAGCGCGTCACGCTCACCATTGGTGAAATCAACGGCTCCATGGCCGAGCAAAGCACAGGCATCAGCCAGATCAACCAGGCCATCACAGAAATGGACCGCGCCACCCAGCAAAACGCGGCCTTGGTCGAGGAATCCACCGCCGCATCGGCAGTGCTCAATGAACAGGCCCACAACCTCTCGCGCACCGTGGCAGGTTTCACGCTGGAGGCCTCGGGCTCCTCCGCGACTTTTCACCAGAGCACCCAGCGATTGCCATCGCCACGTTGA